The following proteins are encoded in a genomic region of Molothrus aeneus isolate 106 chromosome 14, BPBGC_Maene_1.0, whole genome shotgun sequence:
- the LOC136562617 gene encoding rho-related GTP-binding protein RhoG-like has translation MQTIKCVVVGDGAVGKTCLLISYTTNAFPEEYIPTVFDNYSAQMTVDGRTVSLNLWDTAGQEEYDRLRTLSYPQTNVFIICFSIGSPSSYANVRHKWHPEVSHHCPNVPILLVGTKRDLRSDLETVKKLKEQSLAPTTPQQGTSLAKQIGAVKYLECSALNQEGVREVFAEAVRAVLYPVTKKNTRKCVLL, from the coding sequence ATGCAGACTATAAAGTGCGTGGTGGTCGGAGATGGCGCGGTGGGCAAAACTTGTCTCCTCATCAGCTACACCACCAACGCCTTCCCAGAAGAGTACATCCCCACCGTGTTTGACAACTACAGTGCCCAGATGACCGTGGATGGCCGGACAGTCAGCCTGAACCTCTGGGACACTGCGGGCCAGGAGGAGTACGACCGCCTGCGCACGCTCTCCTACCCCCAGACCAACGTCTTCATCATCTGCTTCTCCATCGGCAGCCCCTCCTCCTACGCCAATGTCAGGCACAAATGGCACCCTGAGGTTTCTCACCACTGTCCAAACGTCCCCATCCTTCTGGTGGGCACCAAGAGAGACTTGAGAAGTGACCTGGAAACGGTTAAAAAGTTGAAAGAGCAGAGCTTGGCTCCCACTACCCCGCAGCAGGGGACTTCACTGGCCAAACAAATTGGAGCAGTCAAATATTTGGAGTGCTCGGCATTGAATCAGGAGGGTGTTCGGGAGGTGTTTGCTGAAGCTGTCCGTGCAGTTCTGTATCCTGTGACAAAGAAGAACACAAGAAAATGTGTCTTATTGTAG